ATATCAGCCAATCTGTTGAAGCAATAATAGCATCCAAGATTCAGCAATTTTCCATGAAGCTCTGTTTCCTAGTTATCGATTCTCCAACAGTCGAATTACCAATAGTACAAGTTGATCCTTGCAAGTGGAATATTGACAACATTCCATTAGCCGATCCATTATTCCACACACCAGGCCCTATCGACATCGTTCTTGGTTGCGAAGCATATTGGTTAGTCCACTGTCCGGGAAAACGATATATCGGTCCAAATTATCCATCGTTAGTTAATACTAAATTTGGCTGGACTATAACAGGTTCAGTTCCTATAAAATCGGTTGACAATCGGCAGTCATCTCATGTTGCAACGCTTCCTGATAcgttaaaagaagaaattagtCGATTTTGGGAGCTGGATACGGTCGCCACGTCAAGTAAACTTTCCGAAGACGCTGACCCGTGTGAGCAACTGTACAAAACGACAACTACTCGTAATGAAGAAGGCAGATTCGTCGTGAGAGTACCTAAAACATCAAATTCCAAAGTTAAGCTTGGTGAATCTCGAAGTATAGCTGAACGCAGATTTTACAATACTGAACGACGCCTGCAACGCAATCCTAACATCTATGAGCAGTATCGACAATTTATGTCTACATACGAACAGCTAGGTCATATGACACTGATGCCGGAACTTACCAACGACTCAACACTGCACTGTTACTTGCCACACCATCCGGTGATAAAAGAGTCGAGTTCAACTACAAAATTACGTGTCGTATTCGATGCCTCATGTCAGACCGATTCAGGGTTTTCGCTGAATGACATTTTAATAGTTGGACCTATAGTGCAACCTGATTTATTCTCCATAATTTTACGCTTCCGAACCTTTGCCATTGCGTTATCGGCGGATATAGAGAAGATGTACCGTCAGGTTCTGATTCACCCTGATGATCAACCGCTACATCGCATCCTTTGGAGATCGAATTCAGACCAGCGATTGCAATGTTATGAATTACAAACGGTTACATATGGAACTGCTTCGGCACCGTTTCTAGCAACTCGTTCTTTGAAACAAATAGCAATAGACATAACCGAATCTCAGCCGATCGTTGCTGATGCCATACAAACCCATTTTTATGTAGATGATTTCCTTTCTGGTTCCCACGACGAGCAATCAGCTATAGCTCTGCAACAAGACGTCTCCAAAGTACTGAAACAATAtggttttagtttaaaaaaatgggcTTCGAACTCCACATTAGTGCtccaaaacattccaaatgaaGACTTAGCCTTGCATAAATGTCATGATCTTCAAGCAGAAAACACAATAACCACCCTTGGCGTTACATGGAATCCTACAGAAGATGCTTTCAGCTTTAAAAGCATAAACTCATCGCCACCAGCTGTGGTAACCAGGCGAAACCTGCTTTCATCAGTTTTCCAAATATTTGACCCATTGGGTTTAGTTGGTCCTGTTGTCTGTAAGGCTAAATTGATGATGCAGCAAGCTTGGTTAGTAACAGATGAACAGGGAAAACAGTATGGTTGGGACAAGCCGTTACCCTTAAAACTCCAAATAGCATGGAAATCTTTTCATAATGACATCCACTTGCTAAAGAAATTGACCATCCCGCGGTTCATCTTTACTGCAAACAACTCAGCATTCGAACTACATTTTTTTGGCGATGCATCAGAGAAAGCATACGGGGCATGTTGTTATGTAAGATTTATATCTAACACCGGTATTCATTCAAACTTACTTGTGTCCAAGTCTAAAGTAGCTCCGATTTCAACACGACACACAATTGCCCGTTTGGAACTATGCGCGGCGCTGTTATGTATCCGTCTTTTACCAAAGGTGTTAGTAGCAATACAATGCAAACCCTCCAAGATTATGTTATGGACAGATTCAACAACTGTGCTACACTGGCTCCAAGCAACACCTACAAGATGGAAACCATTCGTAGCAAATCGAACGTCCGAGATTTTAGAAGCATCAGACGTCAGTCAATGGTATCACGTCCCAGGAATCGACAACCCAGCCGATGACATCTCTAGAGGAATGGATCCAGTCGGTTTAATTAATTCCCCTCGTTGGTGGTCAGGACCATCTTGGTTATCACAACCATATGATACATGGCCAAAGGGAATCCCTGAGCTCACTGATCCATTTGTCGTCAACGAAGAATGTCGCAATTCTACAGTTGTTGCAATGACAGCAACAGCTAGTTCGTTCTGCGAAAGATTGTTTGCAAGGTATTCAAGCTACACTAAACTTCGTCGTGCTGTGGTTTACTATCGTCGTTTCATCATGTATCTACAACATCGGTTCATGCAGAATAAGAAACAAGCTGAtgttccgaagacattattttCGCCATGGGTGACAACGGAAGAACTAAAGGCTGCAGAAAGATGCTTATACTTACTGCAGCAGAAGCAGATGTACTCCGAAGAACTAATTGCCctacaaaaaaaccgaacaatTCCTCGTTCGTCTCCATTAAGATGGGTGAATCCTAAAGTATGTGATGATGGACTTATTCGTGTCGGTggaaggttaagccatgccaACTTGCCAGAGGAGTCGAAGCATCTGTGGCGAAGACGTGTAAACTCCTCTTCATACGtcttacgcacacacacatcgtacGCACGGACCGCGCGTGTTACAACAGCACTAACAGTTGTAAGCACTAACTACCACTAACGATTAATCGTAACGTAATAAAATAAGTCAGTATGCAAGTGACCATTGAGCGAACAACAGCTATCCTTCGACTCTGATATTCCAATACCGAAAATAGACAAAATAGTACCCCAtaactggtgaccccgacgtgatctGAACACGCAACCCCCATACATCCAATAATATTATCATCAAAGCATCCACTTACTGTACTGTTAGTAAGAGATTGTCATATCAAGCTTTTGCATGCCGGACCTCAACTAATGCTAGCTACACTTCGCCAGAAATATTGGATTCTTGGAGGCAGAGATCTTAGTCGTAGTGTATATCACCGATGTATCCtttgtttcaaacaaaaaccgtcGTTCATCACCCAACCAATAGCCGACCTACCACCTAGCCGTGTGCAACCTACAAGACCATTTGCAGTATCTGGGGTCGACTATTGTGGTCCATTCTTAGTGAAGTTCAATACACGACGTTCCAATCCACGCAAGGTATACATTGCTATTTTTGTATGCTTCTCTACTCGAGCTGTCCATATTGAAGTAGTCAGCGATTTGTCATCGGCAGCATTTATCGCAGCATTAAAAAGGTTTATTTCTCGACGGGGTAAGGTGATCGAACTCCATTCGGATAATGGTACAGCATTTAAAGGAGCTGCACACCAGTTGCGAGAAATATATGCAATGTTAAAGACAGACGATTACTCAAGAGAATGTATATTCAACTGGTGTTCTATAAATGAAATCACTTGGCGATTCATTCCCCCAAGAGCACCTCAATTCGGCGGACTGTGGGAGGCTGCAGTCAAGTCAGTCAAGAACCATCTGCTAAAGGTAGTTGGCACAACAACTATGATGTACGAAGATTTTATGACACTCACTTCTCAAATAGAAATGTGTCTCAATTCACGTCCTCTGATCCCGATTCCCACGGAGACAACTGATATTGAAGTGTTAACACCTGGGCACTTCCTAGTAGGTTCAAGCTTTCAAATGGTTCCAGACACTGACATCACCAAAGTTCCTGATAACCGTTTGACTCACTGGAGGCAAACCCAGAAGATGTTACAAACCATTTGGACTAGGTGGTATGCAGAATACCTACAACAACTGCAAGCACGCACAACCGACAAGCGCCATCCAGCAACCAACATAAGTGTTGGAAGAGTTGTGATCCTCAAGGAAGATAATGTCCCGCCAGCCCAATGGCCGCTTGGCCTTATAACAGACGTTCACCCTGGCAAAGATAACATAGTTAGAGTAGTATCATTAAGAACACCTCGCGGAAAGATCATTACTCGGCTGGTTTCAAGGATTGCTTTGCTACCGATTGAAGAGTTGAAATAAATGCGTTATTTCAAGGTGGCCGGAATGTTAACGCAAAACGTTAACTGAACTATGCGGAattaggaaaagaagaaagtagGAGCACTGATATATTGGCTAGAGTCTGAATAACGACCCCCCCCACTCACGAGTGACCATTTTGTGCGGTTTGAGTGAACTAGGGAGCCTTCTCTCTGCTCAAATTTCGGGGGATAATTCACGGAGGCTGCGTACGTATTTTAGGCGGTTgcgttctgcttttttttttattcccgttCGAAATGGCGGTTGCGGTCAAGCGATCGGTGCACGGTTCggattgcattatttgaataaactatttttcgcGTTGCGCATGCACCGATGCTGATGCGggtgcgttgttttttattaattaacattaaatacaCAGTCCGGAAAGAGTTGCGCActgtaaaaataacatttttgtttgattttaaatatatttctgGCATGTTTGCCGTCATAAACgatggtttaaaaattatttttcttccattattCCGTCAGCACATTCCATGCAGGTATGTTTGCAAGCGTTTCAACTTGCGACActgattgttttctctcttttatGTGTTTGCCTAATGGGTTTCATGAATTCTATCAGGTAAGTTACGTTCAAAACCGCCTTACCGTGGATTAACGTAGTGCATATAATATTGCACAGGCAtgtttaatgaattatttaaagtttatcGTTTAAACAGTAATTTATCGTCCGGCTTTATCACCATTTCGATCACATGTAGGTCCATAATGGAGTGGAGGATTACACATTGATTCTTCGTCCGGTATCGCGCTATGGTTTGGGAGGGTGGCTGTCTCGCTACCGATCCAACTTGGATGTTCTCTACTTGTATTGTATCATGTAGTCGAATAGTCTGTTCCTGCTGTTCTGGGGGACAAGAGTCTGGATGGGATAGTGTATCGATAGTTCGCAACCATAGCTTTAGTTCGTTGGAGGTCCTGTGCGGATTTAAAAGCCCTGGGGATGCGGAAGGTTACTATGGGAGATAATGGAATGCATAAAATCATTATGCAATAGAAGAGAACGTGGAGTATTTCGTGGCGTGGTTGTTCGTGGTAATTGTCTTAAAGGTTTTTTGTCTTTCGCTTCAGAGTGTTCATTCCAAAAGAATGTGTGCACCTGAATATGCTGGTATGATACTGCTAGTTCGACGTAAAGGATTTCCGagtatattttataaaattatttcttacTTGTTTGGACCATTGCTTCACCATACAGGGAGAACGAAACGGCCTCGATCTTCATCTTTGAATTCTGTTGCAATTTACGGCCACAGCTGTTGCCGGGTAACCAGTGCAAGGCTTCTGTTTGACACTAGATGGAAAAAGATAATCTAGATGCCTGGTCAGCTTAATCTGACGAATCCGAAATGTCCAACCATGTGAAGCTTCTTGATTTCGGTAAGATGCCTGTCGTTCGAGCAAAACCTTTGAAGTAGTTGGACCGTCTGTTTACGAAGGACCTGATACAATTCGACTGATGTCGTCTAATGTTGAATGTACATAATATGATAGCTACCAAAGGCTAAGCTATGATGGATTGTCCACTAGGCAGCAGGGAGCTCCgggaatgaaaaatcattaaaatgtaaagttctGTGGCTTGATGATGTACATCCATAGCGTAAAAACTCCCACGTTTCGTTAGCTCGCTTAGTGGAGAAAGTCAAAATTTTGCTCAAGGCCACCCGCCACCGTTTAGTCTATCTACCGATGAATTGATCACTGCTTTCACGATGTTTTACCATTGCCTAGCAATGGCAACGTCCTTCATTGTCTACGTTGTGCTGCCTTTATGTTTAATGTCTGGATTGTccgtacattatttttaacggTAGCTAATATTAAGATTCACAAAAATGCACGGCACTATATAGCCACGACACTATTGGTAACGTCCACTTGCTCGCGCGTTGACTTAAGGACTGTTAGGTCTATCCTCTCCTTCCTTACATCCCCTCATCATCAATGATGATAacttgttgatgatgatgttttactCATTTGAACACATTACACAGAAGGGATATATAAAAACAGCCTATGTACGTCCAAATCCAGCTACATTATGCGCATCTCTAACTCCTCGTGGTAGCTTGTagtacaatttcatttttttaagtgcAACCAATTtcttgataattttgtttaaaagttttGAGTTTTGGTGCTCGTGCATGGCTGTTTCTTTCTTCGAACAAGTGTTCTAACACGTTTCAGGGTAAAGCATGTGGTTgacttactagacttaattttgCCACGTAAAAGGAGAGTGTTTGCTCCTTGCTACTATGTTTCCTTTGTAGGAATCATTATGGACAATTTATTAAATCAGGCTTACAATGGTTTGGTTTAGaaagtaaagaataaaattataccGTATTACACGAATGAAAATAGCTCAGGTTTTGGCTTCGTGCTGGTGTATCCTTCTGAACACGAAGCTTTGCATAGTGAAGAGTATCTAAtcgttcatttaaaaaattaaaataaaatctcaaTCATTCCTTTcctcaaaaacacaaacacatgtgcTAAAGCTAAGGCACATAAAGCACCGAAAGCTTGATCAATAACATTGTCATTAACATTGATGCAGACTGGTAAAGGGCGAGGTTACTTCCAATTGTAAAACCAAACGATACAAGAAGCATTGATTCAAAAAAGCTTCTAATGACAGTCTACAGAAGCTACTAGGTGCAACAATACCTTATTATTAAACTTAACTTGTAGGTTTATTCTGTAGGAAGGTGTTATCGGTGATATCAGAGCATGAGTTGCTGAGGTCggcttaaacaaataaaccctTAAGAATATCATTCAATGGCTGCGAATGATCAGGAAGGATGCCTGCCCCACGTGCCACACGTGGTTTGTAATGTCCAAAGGCTAGATCAAATGAAGCAGGACTTTTGGCAGCTTGGATTATAATGAGCGTGAGAAAATATAGCCAAAGatcaaatgattttcgttcgatcgatcTTAACTAATACACCAATGTCGTATGGGTAGCAACCGTTACGGTTAATGAATATATACATAATAGAGTCTAATTATCTGATGGACACTGATGGACGCATACGTAGACGCTAACGAAACGCAGATTAAGACATACCGAATTCGTATCGAAGTTATAATATTTGTCGAAGACAGTGCACACTACTTATATGGGATCAGCTTGACCAAAAATAGTCCTGTAGCGAGTAGTCCGGATTATTTCCCGCTGTCTTAGCCTTAGTCGTCTAGGGCGCAAAACATTGATAGAACTAAGAAAACTTTATTGCGTCAATTTCGTTACCGATCAgaccagcaacaaacatacactgAGCCGTCGTACTTCCAGTGGCTGGAGTCCCAAATGCAGGCATCGTGGGGCATAAGTTGGGCGTGAATCGTTGGCTCTCTAGGGAAGAAGTCTGATGGCAAATCACGTAGCCTTAAGTTGAATTGTTTCGATGCCCTGGCTTCAGATATGTGTTGAAGGGTACCAAACAATGCTTGCGTACTCTAAGATAGAAGGAAGATAAAGGATTGATCGACTAGCCAGATAGTTATGGTGTCGTATCGGAACAATCAGTCTTGTTGCTCGCAATAATTATGGATTCAATTATCAATTActcaataattataattattaacgATACACATGCAACAGATGTGAATACTAGGTtcgaataatttattgtaatattttaccGCGAGCCTGCGAGGCTGATCTTATatatttaacttaaaaaacacactttgcaAAATTGCAACGCAATTAAATGGCACATTGCGCAGGTTTAACGGTGCTTTCATGAACGGTTTCAAAAAGTGACACATCGACGAAAAGAGAGGTTCGTGAGTTCCATCATGCTATCCTCTTTATTCAGGCTGCGAACAGAATCAAAACAATATCAGCATGCAGCCTAAATCAaagcaaatcatttcaaacttACCAATGTAATGTATTTTCTTGCCATTATCAAAAGAAGTTCTACAAGTAGTGAAACTATTCCAAAATCGGACCAGTGTTTCAGTGTACATCTGATCACAACTCTTCTCCATACGAGCGTTTATTCATTTATCGCGAGCCAGTGAGTAAACGTCTACAAACCCGTTGGGTACAAGGTATGTTTGTACggaccacaacacaacaacccgACTCGTCCTTTTATACCCGGCTGTatttatgcttctttttaGCGTTGCAGCTTAAATCGGCAATCCTGTATCTGATCTGAAAGTGTATCTAGGGCAGCGGGCGTCACAGCTGCAATCATTGGGCCGGcagtttgcttaattttggACACAAACTTCAAGCAGGCATTCTTCAGCTCTGCGACGCTGTATCATTTCTTCCGTAATGTATTGGAACATTTCCAATATACCACAGTGGAACTACAGTCAGCCGTACCATCGATCAGTATAGTGTAAGTTTCAATATTTCGATACAGTAAAATGTACCCGACTAAAGATTGAGTTATACCTCTTGCAGATCACATGATCCAATCCCTTTTCCGGACACAAACAGGCGATCAATGAACCAGCGCCTACAGAGTGACTACAGGATTATTATTTGGCGTAGTGCTTAGTGTATCCGGTTGGCAGACGACGACGGCGCTTGGTCGGAAGCGGCTACGAGGAATCCTACACCAGGTCAAGACCGCGAAGCGCCTAAAGAAGGAAGCAAATGTTTAGTGCTCGTGCTCGTTTACGTAACGCTGCGTCGATTATTATATATAGACGATAGAAAGtctaaattaaaatttggGTTTACAGTtgttatttcaataaattaattaatacttACGATCGAATTGCGGTCTACAAAGCTTCGTTTTCCTACCTTACAAATGCCATTTGCTAAATGATTTGAATACAATTTACAGGTGATGCTAATAACCGGTAAGTATAAGCATAGGTTTTACAAGTCCATTTGAAGCTGCTACACGggttatttgatttttgctgGAGCGGATAGGAATAGACAAAATAGCTCGAACTACATCGAACAGTCGAACAAACTGTAAGTATTAATTGTTAGTGAAAATGttggtaaaatttattttttcaataccAGCACGTTATCGGTAAAGTGTTTTTCATTCAGTCTATGTATTCAGAATTCGTATTGCAAATATAGGAGTGCATATGATCGTATCAATACGGATCAGTTCGTAATTCGTAGCTTGTTCGATCAGATCGCGTTTGAGTGTGGATTGCCAACGTGGAATGTAGTTGCTATGGTTGTGGAATGTTTCGAGAGCACAGGTTGGATTTGTTACGCATTAGAAAAATTGTTTCTATCATACACTGACAAACCGGTAGAGGCTTACTTACCATCATAGATCCTGCTTGAAATGCTATCGGAAATCTGTTCTCCAATTCAATACACCGATTAATGGTCCATAATTTGCTTTTCACTGAGGAGATGAGAAAGCATATGTATCACAAAGTGGGACCGTGGCTATTGAAGCTATACTAAATGcatatttggtttttttcaAACCTTTTACAGTGGGGACAACCACACCGATACCCGAGATAAGTGATGAAGGTTTACAGGGGAAGGATTGCTATGAACTCGagataaaattgtttcaactgCTTGGCAGAAATGGTGCAGCTCAATTGCTCAATCAAGTGCCTTCGATGCGCTAGCAGGTTGATCCGATGCGTTTGTGGATGAGGGAGTCTGCTTACGTAGCGGCTCAGATGTTCACATTGATGCAATGATGCATAAGAAAGTGTGCTTATTGTTATTGGACTTTTGTAACTGGTGGCATCTTACCTCATGTTAACACTCGTGAAGGACGGGCACGTCAACATTCAGagcttcaataaaaaaattgtttgttaatgAGTTGTTAACAAAATAGTGTTGTGAGTAGGTTAGTGTAATAGCaagtgcgtttttttttttttttttttttttttttacaaggaGGGGAAACCTTCCAAAGGCTGACACGTGTAACGGATTGCGGACACGTAGTGGGGGATTCACAACTTTAAGAGTTGCGGGACCGCCCTAAAACCCAACTCCTTgggccattttgcttaagCAGGGCTGGCGTCAACCGACTAGCATATAATCCGTTCCTGAATAGTGACGGAAGCAATATACTTACCGTGTTATGCTAGTTATGTTGGTTTGCTGTTAGTGTGCAAACTGATTAACCGGGGGGGTTACATCAACCGATCGCGGATATGATCCGTGCCTGAatagaaacgaaagaaatatTAGAATTGAACTGTTGATTAATATGCTGCTACTTACCGGATGATGGTGATTGTCCTGCTGTTCGTGTGGATCCTGGTGGGTACGTGGCCAGACGTCAGCCGACTAGAATGCGATCCAATCCTGAATAGTTTGTTGaacacaaaaattaacatttgatAAACCTCATTGCTCAGAACAATTTTGATACTTACTGGATGATCAACACGTTTCCCGTGCAATGACTGCAAGAAGGGCCCCAAATACATCGTTCTCGTGCTCTTTGCGGAACATGTACTCCGCAAAGTAGCCCTCCAACGATCCTTGAATGTTGGTGCCCTTCTGCTTTAGGAAGTGTTTCAGCCACCGCCACACATTCTCAATTCGTTGGGTGTGTACATCACCCTGGAGCGGATCCACGAAATTGTATGAATGGTTGACGGTGGCGTGATCGTATCCCAACCCGGTGAGTCCGTTGTAACCCGCCCAGCAGTCGGAAAGGATCCGCGTTCCAGGTGCCACGTGCCGTTGGATCAGCTCGTGGAGCACAGCCTGGGTCCGGGCCTCCACACGCTCCAAGAAAATCTCGCCGGTTTCCCGGCAAATACCGCCAACCAACCACTCCTTGTTGGCGCTGCTGATCCGGCCGATGTTATATTTGCGGCGGACGACCTTCGTCTCGTCTACCTCGACGGTCATCCCTGCTCCGCCGATTTGTCGTGATGTTCGATCAAACTCAAAATCGAACAAGAAATCGCGGAGCAGCCTGAACCACTCCAGGACCGCGCAGCGGCTCAGCCCGGTCTCGCTCATCGCGCGACTCACGGGCGACTTTGCCGCCCACTCGTAAAACAAACGCGTCAAAGTAGCCAAGCTACTTTTCGCGTCGTAGAAAATGGATGCAGTCCGGATACTGCAGGTAGCCGCACACGCCTTACGGCGGCACAGCCACTTCACCCGGTCACCGGCGGTCACTTTTTTAAGCTTCATGGCTCCACTGCACTTCGGGCACGATTGCTCGCGCTTCAGGAGCCCCTTGCCCTGCAGCCACTCGATCCCTCGCAGTGGATCCTCAAACAGCGCACTTAGTTCACcactgttttttatttccatcgtgGAAAACGTGCGGAAAATTGGTGTAGCACTTAAAAACGGGCAAGCAAAAATGTTCACACAGAACCACAGAACACACGCGCTGTCAATGTTTTTGCCAGTATGAACTTTTGGCGCTTTTCCGATTTACCTCAATCTAACTTACCAATACCACCAATCCACCCGTACCGATTTAGTAAACTTGCTGGTATGTGTATCGCTAATCACCATTAGCGCACCTACACATACGCAATTGCACTAATAGGATAGGAGCTAGTTGTGCTAGGTGCTGCACAGAATGAATGAGTTTCTTTGTTTCATGCTGCTGTCGTTCTAGTATCCTACTAGTGCAATTGCGTATGTGTAGGTGCGCTAATGGCACACATACCAGCAAGTTTACTAAATCGGTACGGGTGGATTGGTGGTATTGGTAAGTTAGATTGAGGTAAATCGGAAAAGCGCCAAAAGTTCATACTGGCAAAAACATTGACAGCGCGTGTGTTCTGTGGTTCTGTGTGAACATTTTTGCTTGCCCGTTTTTAAGTGCTACACCAATTTTCCGCACGTTTTCcacgatggaaataaaaaacagtgGTGAACTAAGTGCGCTGTTTGAGGATCCACTGCGAGGGATCGAGTGGC
This genomic window from Anopheles moucheti unplaced genomic scaffold, idAnoMoucSN_F20_07 putative_Y_8, whole genome shotgun sequence contains:
- the LOC128309283 gene encoding uncharacterized protein LOC128309283; this translates as MEIKNSGELSALFEDPLRGIEWLQGKGLLKREQSCPKCSGAMKLKKVTAGDRVKWLCRRKACAATCSIRTASIFYDAKSSLATLTRLFYEWAAKSPVSRAMSETGLSRCAVLEWFRLLRDFLFDFEFDRTSRQIGGAGMTVEVDETKVVRRKYNIGRISSANKEWLVGGICRETGEIFLERVEARTQAVLHELIQRHVAPGTRILSDCWAGYNGLTGLGYDHATVNHSYNFVDPLQGDVHTQRIENVWRWLKHFLKQKGTNIQGSLEGYFAEYMFRKEHENDSADVWPRTHQDPHEQQDNHHHP